From a region of the Sinorhizobium chiapasense genome:
- a CDS encoding helix-turn-helix transcriptional regulator, with translation MNALEQIAWAKEFEEVLAPPEMAGFGRRWIPPSRYAAGHEDCFQIEPSFLLTTKHFRMREECFETHRGTDRLVFLYHLDGRRTISPSRGEALKLQKPTLVAYFHPKGVDAISQWAESQSETALALGFDPQDPPRVVAEFSDQLTVLQDLMHDAAGRFTWIELPICSEMEKVARSVIFRSIGQHFVHHYVSAKAKELLCITLDNLLSPRFVKSGTALGMDERMERLKTIFDGDLKSKLPICKLAEEFNISSRSVNKAFADRYGINASDYRAMVRLSKAVDLLVNTTMPLKMIAYEVGYDHASNFCLAFKKHYGYTPKEIRRSGLLQDAAQSETMAGSPD, from the coding sequence ATGAATGCCCTTGAGCAAATCGCTTGGGCGAAGGAATTCGAGGAGGTCCTTGCCCCGCCGGAAATGGCTGGATTCGGGCGCCGCTGGATACCGCCTTCCAGGTATGCGGCGGGTCACGAAGACTGTTTCCAGATAGAGCCCAGCTTTCTGCTGACGACCAAGCACTTCAGGATGCGCGAAGAATGCTTCGAGACCCATCGGGGCACCGACCGCTTGGTGTTCCTCTATCATTTGGACGGACGCCGTACCATCTCCCCATCAAGGGGCGAAGCACTTAAGCTACAGAAGCCCACCTTGGTCGCCTACTTCCACCCCAAAGGCGTCGACGCGATAAGTCAATGGGCCGAAAGCCAGTCGGAGACGGCGCTGGCTCTCGGCTTTGACCCGCAAGATCCGCCACGTGTTGTGGCCGAATTTTCTGATCAGCTAACGGTCCTGCAGGACCTGATGCACGATGCTGCCGGCCGATTTACCTGGATCGAGCTTCCGATCTGTTCGGAAATGGAGAAGGTCGCGAGATCAGTCATATTTCGCAGCATCGGTCAGCATTTTGTGCATCATTATGTCTCGGCAAAGGCCAAGGAGTTGCTTTGCATCACTTTAGACAATCTACTTTCACCGCGTTTTGTAAAATCTGGCACCGCCCTCGGTATGGACGAGCGGATGGAACGCCTTAAAACCATATTTGACGGAGATTTAAAGAGCAAACTTCCGATCTGTAAGCTCGCAGAGGAATTCAACATCTCGAGCCGGAGCGTCAACAAGGCGTTCGCGGATCGATACGGCATCAACGCCTCCGATTACCGGGCTATGGTGCGCTTGTCAAAGGCTGTCGATCTCCTCGTCAACACCACGATGCCGCTGAAGATGATCGCCTACGAAGTCGGCTACGACCATGCTTCCAACTTCTGCCTGGCGTTCAAGAAGCACTACGGCTACACGCCCAAGGAAATTAGAAGAAGCGGTCTATTGCAGGATGCCGCCCAATCTGAGACGATGGCGGGGTCTCCGGATTAA
- a CDS encoding DDE-type integrase/transposase/recombinase, which yields MGRSIDARLTVAALKAAIDRRKPPPGMVHHSDRRSQYAAERYRETLAPNALIGSMGRRGTLRQRYGRELHENAEGRRRSIRWHN from the coding sequence ATCGGTCGGTCGATCGACGCCCGGCTGACGGTTGCAGCCTTAAAGGCGGCCATTGACCGGAGAAAGCCGCCGCCGGGCATGGTCCACCATTCGGACCGCCGCTCGCAGTATGCTGCCGAGCGCTACCGCGAGACACTGGCCCCAAACGCCCTAATCGGCTCGATGGGTCGCCGGGGAACCTTACGACAACGCTACGGCCGCGAGCTTCATGAAAACGCTGAAGGTCGAAGGCGGTCTATCAGATGGCATAACTGA
- a CDS encoding aminotransferase family protein, whose translation MSSQSIVPAKSVQKGSSEKFVYANARGVTETFNVSHGKGIFFWDTNGKRYFDGSSGAVVANLGHGNERVRDAMIDQANRISYVIRTAFTSESTDTLRKLIADLAGPGFDQTFLVSGGSEAVESAIKLARQYAVVSGQPKRRKILARLPGYHGATLGAAAVTGDPDRDEIFGPIMQIMPKVPAPLSYRLPEGFDVSSYADYCADALEQQILAEGEETVLAFIMEPVGGIATGALVAPDSYYSKVREICDRHGVLLIFDEVMCGAGRTGTFLAAHHWPSALPDIVVCAKGLSAGYTPLGAMIAPNRIFDKVAESGGFLHGHTYCGNPLSSAIGVAVLKEMLEHDLMGNAKRMGVVLRRKLNALKDQSTTIGDVRGMGLLNAVEIVEDQATKAIYPQASYRVSEIARELGLHIYARRTASGKFGEWFMAAPPLITTEPEIDLFIELLTETFRVFESKS comes from the coding sequence ATGTCCTCTCAGAGTATCGTCCCAGCGAAATCCGTTCAGAAAGGATCTTCCGAGAAGTTCGTCTACGCCAACGCACGCGGGGTCACCGAAACGTTCAATGTGTCGCATGGGAAAGGTATCTTCTTCTGGGATACCAACGGCAAGCGCTATTTCGACGGTTCCTCCGGCGCGGTCGTTGCCAATCTCGGCCACGGGAATGAGCGCGTCCGCGATGCGATGATCGATCAGGCCAATCGCATCAGCTATGTAATCCGTACGGCATTTACCAGTGAATCAACCGATACGCTCCGAAAGTTGATCGCGGACCTCGCCGGACCTGGATTCGATCAGACTTTTCTCGTTTCCGGCGGTTCGGAAGCAGTCGAATCCGCCATCAAGCTCGCGCGCCAATACGCGGTGGTCAGCGGACAGCCGAAACGCCGGAAAATCCTTGCGCGCTTGCCAGGATATCACGGCGCGACGCTTGGCGCCGCTGCTGTCACCGGCGATCCTGACCGGGATGAGATTTTCGGCCCGATCATGCAGATAATGCCTAAGGTGCCAGCGCCACTGAGCTATCGCCTCCCTGAAGGCTTTGATGTCAGTTCCTATGCCGACTACTGCGCGGACGCGCTCGAGCAACAGATTCTTGCGGAAGGTGAGGAGACGGTGCTCGCCTTCATCATGGAGCCGGTCGGCGGTATCGCAACCGGCGCCTTAGTTGCGCCGGATAGTTATTATTCCAAAGTCCGGGAGATTTGCGATCGCCATGGCGTGCTGCTAATCTTCGATGAGGTGATGTGTGGCGCCGGCCGAACCGGAACCTTCCTTGCCGCTCATCATTGGCCAAGCGCCCTGCCCGACATCGTCGTCTGCGCCAAAGGTTTGAGCGCCGGCTATACGCCGCTTGGTGCCATGATCGCTCCCAACAGGATATTCGACAAGGTCGCCGAATCCGGCGGTTTTTTACACGGCCACACCTACTGCGGAAATCCCCTCTCCTCGGCGATTGGTGTCGCGGTTCTCAAGGAGATGCTCGAGCACGATCTGATGGGCAATGCCAAGCGGATGGGCGTCGTGCTGCGCCGAAAGCTCAACGCGCTGAAGGATCAGAGCACCACCATTGGTGACGTACGGGGTATGGGCCTCCTCAACGCGGTTGAGATCGTTGAGGACCAGGCAACCAAGGCAATTTATCCTCAGGCATCCTATCGAGTTTCGGAGATCGCTCGCGAACTTGGGCTTCACATCTACGCGCGCCGCACCGCCAGCGGAAAGTTTGGGGAATGGTTCATGGCAGCTCCTCCGCTCATTACAACCGAGCCGGAAATCGACCTCTTCATAGAGCTTCTCACTGAGACGTTCCGAGTTTTTGAGAGCAAGAGTTGA
- a CDS encoding MmgE/PrpD family protein — protein sequence MSLTQDVASTVASLTYDELPAAVVDKTKLLVLDHVGCMIAGSTSRGARQMTPYLARLDSGGPSTVFGTSLCFHPANAAHANAHSASMLSLDDSYVLFGHPGASIIPAALAVAEEVNSSGKELIAAIVGGYEMSLRLGTAMRPTEDRARHVNGLATWQIFGACTATSLLHRFSAVQIADAYGLTPMHAPLPFGRKFQSRPMSFLKNNYGWASKGAITAVDLVREGFHGNRTIFDGDDGFWAMAGSDRFEPQNMLDRWGERYFILETGFKPYGVCRWIHTAIDCLRALQTRHRFGHADIRGIDVETVSQFVRDFDGPWPQSTIEAAFHIPYALALELHDKSSATGLREDDLADEGVKQTAARTSLSTLAGADEKFYAERLLPARVSVTLQNGKTLSAQADVPTGAPGGPAFGQAEVETKFLALASPVIGGIKAARLKEALLELEGLSTRDALKPCTMT from the coding sequence ATGTCGCTAACACAAGACGTTGCCAGTACGGTCGCCAGCCTCACCTACGACGAACTGCCGGCAGCAGTAGTCGACAAGACGAAGCTTCTCGTCCTCGACCATGTCGGCTGCATGATCGCGGGAAGCACTAGCCGCGGGGCGAGACAAATGACGCCCTATCTCGCGCGTCTCGATTCCGGTGGTCCCAGCACTGTTTTCGGCACGTCATTATGCTTCCATCCTGCCAATGCCGCTCATGCCAATGCCCACAGCGCCAGCATGCTTAGCCTGGATGATTCCTACGTCCTTTTCGGGCATCCCGGCGCCTCCATTATCCCGGCTGCGCTCGCCGTTGCCGAAGAGGTAAACAGCTCCGGCAAGGAGCTGATCGCCGCGATTGTCGGTGGCTATGAAATGTCGCTGCGCCTTGGCACGGCCATGCGGCCTACCGAAGATCGCGCCCGCCACGTCAACGGTCTTGCGACTTGGCAGATTTTCGGCGCCTGCACGGCAACAAGCCTGTTGCACCGATTCAGCGCCGTGCAAATCGCCGATGCTTACGGACTGACGCCGATGCATGCTCCGCTTCCCTTTGGACGCAAATTCCAATCCCGGCCGATGAGCTTTTTGAAGAACAATTACGGTTGGGCGAGCAAGGGGGCCATCACTGCTGTTGACCTTGTGCGCGAGGGCTTCCACGGGAACCGCACCATCTTCGACGGCGACGACGGCTTCTGGGCCATGGCCGGTTCCGACCGCTTTGAACCCCAGAACATGCTTGACCGGTGGGGAGAACGTTACTTCATCCTTGAGACCGGCTTCAAACCTTATGGCGTCTGCCGCTGGATCCACACCGCGATCGACTGCCTGCGCGCGCTGCAGACACGCCATCGTTTCGGCCATGCCGACATCAGGGGCATTGATGTCGAAACCGTGAGCCAGTTCGTTCGTGACTTTGATGGCCCCTGGCCGCAATCCACCATCGAGGCGGCATTTCATATCCCCTATGCGCTCGCTCTCGAACTGCACGACAAGTCCTCCGCGACCGGCCTCCGCGAAGACGACCTGGCTGACGAAGGTGTTAAACAAACCGCGGCACGGACCAGCCTTTCAACCCTCGCCGGTGCCGATGAGAAATTTTATGCGGAAAGGCTCCTGCCGGCCCGCGTCAGCGTCACCCTTCAGAATGGCAAAACGCTTTCCGCCCAGGCCGACGTTCCAACCGGCGCCCCCGGCGGGCCCGCTTTTGGACAGGCGGAAGTAGAAACGAAGTTCCTCGCGCTGGCTAGCCCCGTCATCGGCGGTATCAAGGCCGCGCGTCTGAAGGAGGCCCTCCTTGAATTGGAGGGCCTCTCCACCCGCGACGCACTGAAGCCTTGCACCATGACGTGA
- a CDS encoding CCE_0567 family metalloprotein, which translates to MSDLEEQRKKVRKLQSRAGTAKMELHDLAEDLPGNWTEIKMVAEKTFRAFAELDAAKRELSALENSS; encoded by the coding sequence ATGTCAGACCTTGAAGAACAGCGGAAGAAGGTCCGAAAGCTGCAGTCGCGAGCGGGAACGGCGAAGATGGAATTGCACGACCTCGCCGAGGACCTCCCAGGCAACTGGACCGAGATCAAAATGGTCGCCGAGAAAACGTTTCGGGCCTTTGCCGAGTTGGACGCTGCGAAGAGAGAGCTCAGTGCTTTGGAGAACTCATCGTGA
- the fdxB gene encoding ferredoxin III, nif-specific, which translates to MTSPFLTRDGSHWMPEYMTAIDGATCIGCGRCFKVCSRDVMHLYGVDDAGEILGISDDEDDDFDGELNRMIMVVDQAGRCIGCGACARVCPKNCQTHVAADKLAA; encoded by the coding sequence GTGACGAGCCCTTTCCTCACCCGCGACGGCTCGCACTGGATGCCGGAATATATGACCGCTATCGATGGCGCCACCTGCATCGGCTGTGGCCGCTGCTTCAAGGTCTGCTCTCGCGACGTCATGCACCTTTACGGGGTCGATGACGCGGGTGAAATCCTCGGTATCTCCGATGACGAGGACGACGACTTCGATGGTGAGCTAAATCGCATGATCATGGTCGTCGACCAAGCGGGCCGCTGCATCGGTTGCGGAGCCTGCGCCCGCGTGTGCCCGAAGAACTGCCAGACCCATGTTGCGGCTGACAAGCTCGCGGCATGA
- a CDS encoding exopolysaccharide production repressor protein, with protein MHFRVFCRVLLLVLCNNALAVYFLSLSIRKVVVITLVSWLLLQVAYFGSLLFLIWRYGCAQKGAQRAEHCRKVRCQAQEYHERDE; from the coding sequence GTGCACTTCAGAGTCTTCTGTCGCGTCCTGCTGCTGGTCCTGTGCAACAACGCGCTAGCGGTCTACTTCCTCTCGCTTTCCATCCGCAAAGTAGTGGTCATAACGCTCGTCAGTTGGCTGCTTCTCCAGGTCGCTTATTTCGGAAGCTTGCTGTTTCTGATCTGGCGGTATGGCTGCGCTCAGAAAGGAGCGCAAAGGGCTGAGCACTGCCGGAAAGTTCGCTGCCAGGCGCAAGAGTATCATGAGCGTGATGAATGA
- a CDS encoding 1-aminocyclopropane-1-carboxylate deaminase — protein MLDRFERYPLTFGPTPIEKLDRLSKNLGGKVEIYAKREDCNSGLAFGGNKLRKLEYIIPDAIASKADTLVSVGGVQSNHTRMVAAVAAKIGMKCLLVQESWVPHEDAVYDRVGNILLSRIMGAEVCLVDEGFDVGIRRSWEQALDEVTQRGGRPYAIPAGASVHKYGGLGYVGFAEEVRVQEKQLGFAFDYVVVCTVTGSTQAGMVVGFAKDGRQCNVIGIDASATPVGTKAQVQQIARHTAELVNLGTEIADDDVVLLEEYAYPCYGIPSEGTKDAIRLCARLEGIIIDPIYEGKSMQGLVDLTQKGFFPDGSRVLYAHLGGAPAINGYSYTFRDG, from the coding sequence ATGCTGGATAGGTTCGAACGCTACCCGCTTACCTTTGGGCCTACGCCCATCGAGAAACTTGACCGCCTCAGCAAGAATCTAGGGGGAAAGGTGGAGATCTACGCCAAACGCGAGGACTGCAATTCGGGTCTCGCGTTCGGTGGAAACAAGCTCCGCAAGCTGGAATACATCATCCCGGACGCGATCGCGTCCAAGGCCGATACGCTTGTCTCCGTCGGCGGTGTGCAGTCGAACCATACGCGGATGGTCGCCGCAGTCGCCGCTAAGATCGGCATGAAGTGCCTCCTCGTACAGGAGAGTTGGGTGCCGCATGAGGATGCCGTTTACGACCGCGTCGGCAACATTCTCTTGAGTCGGATCATGGGAGCAGAGGTTTGTCTGGTTGATGAGGGCTTTGACGTCGGCATCCGCCGCAGTTGGGAACAGGCGCTAGACGAGGTGACGCAAAGGGGCGGTAGACCCTATGCGATCCCAGCCGGTGCGTCGGTTCACAAGTATGGCGGTCTCGGCTATGTCGGGTTTGCGGAAGAGGTGCGCGTACAGGAGAAGCAGCTTGGATTTGCCTTTGACTATGTCGTGGTTTGCACCGTTACGGGTTCAACGCAAGCCGGCATGGTGGTTGGGTTCGCCAAAGACGGGCGACAGTGCAACGTGATCGGTATCGATGCCTCGGCTACCCCCGTTGGAACCAAGGCGCAGGTGCAACAAATTGCCCGGCATACCGCAGAGCTTGTCAACCTCGGCACGGAAATCGCTGACGATGACGTGGTGTTGCTCGAAGAGTACGCGTACCCGTGTTATGGCATTCCGTCCGAGGGAACGAAGGATGCCATCCGCCTGTGTGCGCGGCTCGAGGGCATAATTATCGACCCTATCTACGAGGGCAAATCAATGCAAGGTTTGGTTGACCTCACCCAGAAGGGGTTCTTTCCAGACGGGTCGCGAGTCCTCTACGCGCATCTCGGCGGCGCTCCGGCGATCAACGGCTACAGCTACACCTTTCGCGACGGCTAA